From the Psilocybe cubensis strain MGC-MH-2018 chromosome 6, whole genome shotgun sequence genome, the window CACAGGGTAAGCAATCCAATTCAACGGAGATTGTTCTCCTCGCACCTTCCCTCGACGCGAAATTGCATGTACGTCGTTTTTCCGGCTTCCATTGGCCCCCTGTGAGTCATCTCGTAACGGTTATGTACGTGAATAATAGGCTGAAACGGTTGGAATTTTTGTGGAAGACGGAAATGCGGAGTGAATGAAAATATTGCGAATACGAGTGTTGGCGCATCCGGACCATGTCTGCGATGCGCGGTAGTTGTATAGCTACCTAGAGTGATATATCTATCTTATCTATCGTGTCTTATTCTGTTTTCATAATGTCTGGCTCGTCGAGTGCAATAAAATGAATACCTACAAACACATCACGCCAAATCTAACAAACACAGCGATTCGCAACTCTCTCCAAATTCCCGTCGATTTAAAGTAATATACACACCTGGATATATTGTATACTCTAACCCTGCACTACAGAAATCAATCAGCAAAAGTACAAACCATTGAATACCAATCGAACAACCAAATCCACAACATGACATGACACACCCTCGCCTCCCGCCCAAATTCACAATTACACACCCGTTCAAAACGCTAGAAACACCTGGCTAGTCTATTCGGCTCTCGGCTCGGGTCTGGTCCGATCAAGGGTCCTGTCAGGTATATTGAGAAGGCCTTCGTAGTTTACTGTACGTTGGTATGTGTGCTCCTTCAGTAGATATTGCGAATGGCGTTGTAATTGATGTACGTACGTTTAATTGAGAGTAGGTGGAGATATTGGTATACCATTACATGCCTGCTTGACTTTGGAAAAGTGTGAGTTGAGACGGGGATggttgaaaaagaaaatgtgaACACTCGAGGACTCCTGCAGAACGCGAATGCGtgaaaacaagcaaaaaacacatttcattCACCATAACCATGTTACTACAAACATTAGAATAGTAAGTACCCCTAAGAATACACTACACCCAACTGTCCAAAGACCCTCGAActcgattttcaaaaatgtatCACTCACCTCACCCgaccttcctctcctcccgATCTTCCGCACTAACGGGCTGAAAAACACCTCTGGATTGTTACCACTCGCCCCTGAAGCATCCGAAGTCGCCGAAGCCGTAATAATAATACCAAATTTCACAGAAAAAATTGGCAACTTACGTTTTGTAattttgttgaacgttgcATGTGGACGTAGTTCTCCTTCAGTAGATATTGCGAATGCCGTTGTAGTTGTTGTACGTACGTTGAAATGAGAGAGAGTGGAGATATTGGCATACTGGTACATCCAGTGGTTGACTTTTGAGAGATGTGAGTTGAGATGATGGGTATTTGGAAATGTTACAGAGAGATATCTTCACCCGAACGTGAATGCTTGAAAAACACATAAAACACATTTCATTGGCAATCCTACTACTCACATTGTGCAGATGGTACATCTATAGGTATCCTACGACCCACCCAGCAATACTCGAACTCGATTTTCGAAATGTATGGCTCACCTCACATCACCCTCTCccaacctccttctcctcccgaTCTTCCGCACTAACGGGCTGAAAAAAACGTCTGGATTCCTACCACTCGTCCCTGAAGCTCCGAGGTCACCGCAGCCGTAATCCCAATACCAAAATATATCGCCAACTTACGTTCATTCCTTTCGTTTTGCTCGTTCGCCGGGCTTGATCCTCGTCGATTCACGCACAATTGTGCAATTGTACAACCCTAGAAGGATTGCGTGCGTTATCTGCTATGCATATGGAGCGACTCCTGAGCTTACCTGGCTGGTTACAGACTTTCAGACACCCAGACAACTCGTCGAAGACCCAATGATCCTCTTGACCCCGATACGACCCTCCGCttccatttcaaaaacaacGCAATTTCCGCTGCATTCGACGTATCCAGGGTGTTGTAAGCTAGTGTATATTGCCAACGTAATGCACTAGAGAGGTTCCGAAATTTTGTTTTCGAGGTTAGTTGCATTCGGAATTGAGAGATTGGAGATGGGTACGTACGCATTGTGCAGCAAAGAATGCAATCCGGAGCTTTCTACGTGTGTTCCAGTGTTGTTTTGGGAGACTCCTATTCACATTGAGGTGTGCTTCGATCGAAGGTCGAATGCTCGATAACTGAAAACACGATGAAAAGAGAGGGCGAATGCAAACATCTTGTGCACATTCAAGCCCGATTCGTGTCTCGCCGATTAGACCCAATAGCGGAGATCCCGACGCCTAGAACAAACGACAGCCTCGAAAGAATATATTGAACGAATCACGTACCCAGATTCAAAAGTAAAAAGCGAGATTTGAAGGGAATCGCAACCTATTCCGGATGTCGTCACAGGGAGGAAAACACGAAAATAACACACCCGGGCTAGCGCGACGGGTTCCGTGTGGATGTACGTACACGGGCGTGTCGCGCTAGTATAAAGGCAGGCGTGTGGTGGTGtgtttttcctcatcccctcttgGGGTTCTCGGCctcgtctcctcctcctctcctcaaGGTAAGCGCGATTCTCCTTGAGCGCGTCGGTTGACTGTTGAACATTGAACTCGCAGGTTTTGGTGCTGGGCCGCGTCGGGACGAATCCTGCTTGCTGGTGAGTGTTGCCACTGGCTTGTGTGCACTGCTGATGCTCTTGTTGCAGATAGTGTGCTCGTTGTggcgggtgttggtgtctCCGTAAGTCGGGTTTTCTTTACCTCGACGCGTCGTAGAGTCTCTGTTGATGTATAATGACACAGCGGACAACACGTCATGCGGCGGAGGTGCTGGACTGTGGGGGTCGCATTGGGGTGTGCTGTAGGCAGGTAAGTCACTGTTGGTCACTGTGGGGAATGTGCTGACCGTGTCTTTTAGCAGCTCACCATTATTGCGGCCGTTGTAAGTGGTAAGTATATCCTCCTATCTCTTGGATGGCGCGGCTGATGTTGTGTTGTTGCAGACTGGTAGGTGTTTTCACCCACTTGAAGACAGTGTTGATGGACGTGGCAGGTGGCGTGGACGCGAGTCGGGGAGGGCTTTCAGGTGAGTGTTCCCACAGACTTGTGGTCATTCCTAATGCTTTGACAGCGTGCTCGTTGTTGCGGGTGCTGCCGTCTAGGTCAGTCGGCTTTCCTTTACCTCGTCGCGTCTGTTGACGTGGGATGAGACAGCGGACCTTGGAGATGCTGAACGCGTCATTCGGCGGAGGGGGACTGTCAGGGTCGCATCGGGATGTGCTGCAGGCAGGCAAGCAAGTCAATGTTGGTGAGTGTGGGGAATGTGCTGACCGTGTATTTGAGCAGCTCACTGTTGCCGCCTTGTAGACTTGTCGGACGAGCTAGATGGCGGGGAGCGAGGTAGGTGTCTCCACCTTTTTGAAGGACAATGCTGATATTCGACGTGTCTAGTGGTGTAGACGCGAGTCGGGGCCTGCTCGAGGGTGAGTGTTTCCCCTGGCTTGTGTGCATTGCTAATGCTTTGACAGTTTTCTCGTCGTTGCGGGTGCTGGTGTCTAGGTGAGTCGGCTTTAATTTACACCGTCGCGTCGTAGAGCCTGTTGACGTAGGATGAGACAGTGATAGTCGACGCGTCATTTGGCGGAGGTGCTGGACTGTGGGGTCGCATCGGGATGTTCTCCAGGCAGGCAAGTCAGTGTTGGTGACTGTGAGGAACATGCTGACCGTGTATTTGAGCAGCTCCGTGAACTTGGCATTGGGAACTTTTAACTGGTAAGCGTGCGCTTGATATTGAAGGTCAATGCTGATGTCGTGTTTTCTCTGATATTGTAGGGGTAAGCTGGCCGACGAGGAGTCCCCGGTGACCTGCTGTCGCTGTTATCGCAGCTAGCGACCTCGTTGCTATACAGGTGAGTCGGGATTTCTTTGTGTAACAATGTACTCACCTTGACGCGTTGTAGATGAGAAAGCGGAACACGACAGTCGACAATATCAGGCAAGTCGGCCTTTTCTCTCCACGGGAGTCTGCTCACTGTACTTCCCAGGACACCTGTCCGTCATTTTTGGCGTGTGCTGGACGCGTATTTGGCCTGCCGAAGGAGCTCCCGATTGACGAGCTTGTTGGAGTGTGACCTGGTAAGTGACGGACATGTCTGCTGGCAAGAAAGAGACACAGACTCACCAAGGTGTCGGTggcgcggcggcggcggtatGGATCAGGGAGGGACGTGTGGAATGAGGTGAAGAACGCGGCTCCAAACTGTCGACGGCGAGGATGCGTCCCgctggcggtggtgatgGATGTTGGAGGGACGCGTCAGGCCAACTGCTTGCTGTCGCGGAAAGGCATGGCTGGCGTGATGGACATTGCTGCACCAGTCGGGATGGTTGTAAAAGTCGGGCATGATTGTGGAGCAGACCGGCGCGGGCAGCCGCGCTGGGGTTCATCTCTCTTTACGCGACAGCGGCAAGGCAGCGGAGAGGCGGTGTGATGCGCCAAGGCGGTGCGCCTGTTTACACGCACAGGGCAGAGGCCGTTCGTAATCCTGGCATTCAAGTTCCGCTTTAAAACGGTGGTATCATACATTCGTTGACGGGGCCGCTTTGCTCACAACCATCCCCCCTGCTCGTCGCCAGCCCCGCTCCCCAGCATCTAATACATCTATTCACGCACGTCGCCGCACAACCGCCCCCGAGAACCATGTCGGAAATCAAAGGAACCTTGTCATCGTTGGTGATGGTGCTTGCGGAAAGGTATGATCGGCTTTTGACCAGCTCAGAGAACGTCAGCTTGCATgctgatcatcgtcacccgTCTAGACTTGCCTTTTGATTGTGTTATCCAAAGTCATATTCCCAGAGGTACGTGCATCGTTAGCCGCCGTTCAGCCAGCCGAGGTGTGCGGCTTGCTGCTCCTCATTGCACCGTCTTGTGGGGTGTTTAGGCAGCTCCAGCGAATCCCTGGCGGCTTCGTCCGAGGTGTGGAAGGCTGATATTGGCGTTCAACTCTAGGTCTATGTGCCCACCGTGTTCGAGAACTACGTTGCCGATGTCGAGGTCGATGGCAAGCACGTGGAGCTTGCTCTATGGGATACGGCCGGCCAGGAAGACTACGATCGTCTACGCCCTCTCAGTTATCCTGATTCGcatgtcatcctcatctgctTCGCTGTCGACTCCCCCGATTCGCTTGATAACGTCCAGGAGAAGGTGTGTCTTGCCTTTCTGTCATTCCCCCtgcctacatttttttggggATAACATCGGATACGGCAATTTGCTAATGTCGTTGTTTTGTGGTTCCCTGCTTTTTAGTGGATTTCCGAAGTTATGCATTTCTGTGCCGGCCTGCCTATCATTCTTGTCGGCTGCAAAAAGGATCTCAGACGTGACCCCCGTGTGATTGAGGAGCTTAGGAAGACGAGCCAGCGACCCGTAACCCCCGAAgaggtgcgtttttcttgttttttctttttcctacatcacatttcttgttttcgtACGACTTTGGTGTGATGAGGGGCGAGGTGTGTACACGCCCCGACCCCTTATCTGAGCGCCATTTTTGTGACATTTTTACGCTTCGTTCGAATCTGAACAACgtcattctttttttgatgtcCTGTTTATCACCATTGCCTCGTTCCCGCTTTTCTTATCCACATTGTGATCCCCGTCGCCACCGACATTGACGCCGTTTTTCAATCCaaattttattatttttccatgcatcatgttttatttattccaactTGGTACTAACCATCGTCATCTTGTCATGCTTCTCTTATCCACATTGTGATCCCCCTTGCCACCGACATTGACGCTGTTTTTCAATATAAATCtcattattattattttatgCATCATTCTTTTATACTCctcttttatttattccaatcTGGTACTAACCCATCGTTATCTTGTAATGTTTCTAGGGTATGGCAGTCGCCCAGAAGATTGGGGCAAAGCACTACCTCGAGTGCTCCGCCAAGTCGGGTGAGGGCGTCCGCGAAGTCTTCCAGTACGCCACCCGCGCCGCACTGCTCAGCAGaggaaagggcaagaagaGCCACCATTGCATCGTGTTGTAGATGGCGTAGCTTATCCCTTttaccatttttttttctttccatcttcattcttccttcctttcttcctttttttgcttttttcttccttgacgACTCTCTTTCACTCTTCTTTCCGAGTTCCTTGCTGGATGGTTGAATTGAGGGTGGGTGAAGGTGCAGGGAGGAAAATGGGAGGTGGAGCGAGGGAGGGGTGGGGTGAGGTCAGGTAGGGAGGAACTTCAACAAGGATAGGGAGGGGCTTGAATATCATTTATACTCGCACCTCGCACCTTCTCTTTCACCTTGTTCCGGTTGGTTGTGGATAATGAACATGTGTTAATGCCGGTGGAATGCTCTtcggtttctttttttttttttttcttacctagtctttttcacttgataccgcttctttcttgattttgattgatgatccacttttgactcttcttctcaaatatactgctgctgctgcacctcCTGACTGCGACGAGTTGGCTATCTGTTTGTCTCTCCTTGAGCTTCTGTTGCTTTGGCTAAGCCCCTATGGATTCCGAGCGTGTATTGCaatttgaacaatgtttctttggtttatATACGTTGTGCTGCCAGATATACATGGCTCGCTGTTGTGATGTATTTTACGAGAAGATACTAGCTTTATATGGCATTAGATACCTTATTGAGACAACCCTGAGCAAATGAGATAGAagttttttgaattttcgaGTCGTGTTCTGGtatcgtacaagcagaggttagccccgcccgaaggccagcaGGGTCCGCCTCTGCTCTATCTACCTATCTAGTACGTACCTGTTTGAGTTTTCCACAAGTCCGAAAATTGAACAGTCGGTTGTGGGAAGTCTACCGAGGTCTGTCGAAGAAATCTCAGCACTCGTTCGGCGTTGTCTACAACCTTGTTCTCCAAACTCATCCACTGGCTCGCCGGAATCGAATAAAAAGTGCGCGAAAGTTGAAATACATGCCGGCAGGTGAGTACTGTAATGGTTGTAAGTGCCGGTTCATCAAGTCCATGAATCAAAGTACATACCTTGTTTGCCGGACGTccagaaatcaaaaaaaccGCGTGAAAGTCGAAATACATGCCCGACAGTAACCACTCTCGACACCGCTCGCCGGATGCAATAACAACTGCAAGAGGGTTAATGTGAACTTCAACAATCAACACACCTACCCATCACCAGGCAGCCAACCCTCGCTCgccggaactccaaaaatcgaaaaaaatgtGCAACGACATTCCACGGCACTGGTAAGCTGTTGTTCATTAATTTGACGCCGCTCGCCGGatgtccaaaaatcgaaaatagTGCGAGGCGTTAACGGGACTTCAAACGTCTGTTGAGAAAAGCTCAGTCAGTACTCGGGTCTGCAAACTATGTAACACACCTTGTTGTGCAACAACCCTCGCTCgccggaactccaaaaatcgaataaaaagtGCAAAGGCGGGTACTGTGTAGATGGTAAGCTGTGGCTCAACAAACTCTAGCAAATAAAGCACAAACCTTGCTCGCCGgacatccaaaaatcaaaaaataacTGCGCGGCATGTCCAAACATCGACTCCGTCTATGGAAGACAACTCAAGCCAACGACTAGATGTGACACGTACGTTGGTTTCATGGCACGGCGGCAGATGAGAGCTGTGTAAAGAGATAAGTGGTGGCCCATTAAGTGTACTAGGTAACACACCTTgctcgccggacgtcgaaaaatcgaataaaacTTGCGGCTCCATAGGTAGACACTGTCGATAGAATACAGGTtcgcgggaactccaaaaatcgaataaaaaatgCAGGAGCATAAGGACGGGATACACGTTGGGGGTTCCCCAAAACCCACTTCACTTTATATCCTTTTCCCTAATGCTTCTAGTTTATTCAACGTCACGCAATATTTGCCCGTTGCCCCCGTTTCCAAACTAGAATGTGATGTCCAATATACCTGCAAGCTAAAATTGGCTCATGTAAATTTTCAGTTGCGGTCTCCTATCCCGGTCTTTTGATTCAACTCCGCTGCTTGTTTTCCCCAATCGCCtgttctttctcattatcatAAATCATGCTCTCCCCGTCCTTTGTACATCAAATGCGAAATTTCAGTCTCGGTCTCCTGTTCCGGCCTTTTCAATCAAGTCCACTGCGTTCTTATTGTCATGAAGCTATGCTTCCCGTCCTTGGTGCATCAAACTCAGGTATGTATCATTTCCTATGCTTTACAATTCTTGTACCCACCACAATCCAAAAATTTTGACCCCTAGACTCAGTAGCTCGTCACTGCGCAGACTCGCGCATCGCGACCCAAGCAGCTAGTGCAAGGCAATCACCATTTAGCTGACGCGATGACCTCATGTCGTTCCAAACTACTGGACCTCAGTCAGATCGGGTATCCGACTCGCAAAATCTCTCCAGATCGTTGGTtttcgaagctcaaataTTCGATTTTTAGGCTGCATTAACGTATTCAGGGTCGCATTCAGGAACACCTGAGCTGAGTAATGAGATTTCAGTAACCGACGACTCACTCAACGCCCACGAAATCCCAAGACAGCAATACGCTTCACATTCGCTTCCACGGGGTAGATTTTGTCACAGTCCcctattttctttgacgacCTATTAATTAATACATTAAATATGTTCACAAAACGCAGACAAGGTTCACACGTAGAGTCAAAGGGTGACAGAACCAACAGGCGGAGCTCAAATTAGGCGCCCGTGAGTCCGCACTTGCTTCTACCACGACGTC encodes:
- a CDS encoding GTP-binding protein rhoA, producing MSEIKGTLSSLVMVLAESHIPRGSSSESLAASSEVYVPTVFENYVADVEVDGKHVELALWDTAGQEDYDRLRPLSYPDSHVILICFAVDSPDSLDNVQEKWISEVMHFCAGLPIILVGCKKDLRRDPRVIEELRKTSQRPVTPEEGMAVAQKIGAKHYLECSAKSGEGVREVFQYATRAALLSRGKGKKSHHCIVL